One Avibacterium avium genomic window carries:
- a CDS encoding SIS domain-containing protein, whose product MTSYLGFSESELVAGKAIMTAKEIEHQPQAWLQALQTVEAQRQQILDFIAPVMNAANGRVIFTGAGTSAFVGHSLQPFVLTLTDKRVESIATTDIVSNPYQYFAQDVPTLLISFARSGNSPESVAAVELANQCLTNCYHLFITCNEQGALYQNAQKNDRTLALLMPPQTNDGGFAMTSSFSSMMLSALSVFLLPKGSVVEQLQFICDATEKLIPRYVDYARQLSKVDMERIIYLGSGGLQGLAQESALKILELTAGRIVATYDSPLGFRHGPKSIVNPKTVVVEFLSNQPYTRLYDLDLYNELRRDNIASRVVCLTAQAGVGGEDVIEVEGFSNAPDYALLFPYIVFAQVNSFYSSFSRGITTDNPCPTGEVNRVVQGVIIHPFNS is encoded by the coding sequence ATGACAAGTTATTTAGGATTTTCAGAAAGCGAATTAGTGGCAGGCAAAGCCATTATGACCGCAAAAGAAATTGAGCATCAGCCTCAGGCTTGGTTACAAGCATTACAGACAGTGGAAGCGCAACGTCAGCAAATCTTAGATTTCATTGCGCCTGTAATGAATGCAGCAAATGGACGTGTGATTTTCACCGGTGCAGGAACCTCAGCTTTCGTGGGGCATTCCTTACAGCCTTTCGTTTTAACCTTAACGGATAAACGAGTGGAATCCATTGCCACAACAGATATTGTGTCTAATCCTTACCAATATTTTGCACAGGACGTGCCAACCTTATTAATTTCTTTCGCGCGTTCAGGCAACAGCCCTGAAAGTGTGGCTGCGGTAGAGTTAGCCAATCAGTGTTTAACCAATTGCTATCATTTATTCATTACTTGTAATGAGCAAGGCGCGTTATATCAAAATGCGCAAAAAAATGACCGCACTTTAGCCTTATTAATGCCACCACAAACCAATGACGGCGGTTTTGCAATGACATCTAGCTTTAGCTCAATGATGTTATCCGCGCTTTCAGTGTTCTTATTGCCAAAAGGCTCAGTAGTTGAACAGCTACAATTTATTTGCGATGCCACAGAAAAATTGATCCCACGTTATGTGGATTATGCACGCCAACTTTCTAAGGTTGATATGGAGCGCATTATCTATTTAGGTAGTGGTGGCTTACAAGGCCTTGCACAAGAATCTGCGTTGAAAATTTTGGAATTAACCGCAGGGCGTATTGTGGCAACCTATGATTCACCACTTGGTTTCCGCCACGGGCCTAAATCTATTGTGAATCCTAAAACAGTGGTCGTAGAATTTTTATCAAATCAACCTTATACCCGTTTATATGATCTTGATTTATATAATGAATTGCGCCGCGATAATATCGCAAGTCGCGTTGTATGTTTAACTGCGCAAGCAGGCGTGGGAGGTGAAGATGTGATTGAAGTGGAAGGCTTTAGCAATGCACCAGATTATGCCTTGTTATTCCCATACATTGTCTTTGCGCAAGTGAATTCATTTTATAGTTCTTTCAGTCGTGGTATCACCACCGACAATCCTTGCCCAACAGGTGAAGTAAACCGAGTGGTTCAAGGCGTTATTATTCACCCATTTAATTCATAA
- the agaW gene encoding PTS N-acetylgalactosamine transporter subunit IIC: MLTEALLVAVWAFFCGIDKYDVALNIHRPLITGPVVGLIMGDLQLGLITGATLELAWLGLVPNAGAQPPDVTMGTIAAVAFAAMTGQSAEVAMGVGMPIAVLMQMLVIGFFALTSFTMGKADEYAEQANPNGIDFLLISTISLRSLMYAIVAFITVYFGEHAADWINNNSPKALLEGLGLGARLVPAIGFAMLLKIMWSKQVAGVFFIGFVATTYLKLPIMAVAIIGGSIAVLYFYFSGNSNNNNQSQAQEFEDGI; encoded by the coding sequence ATGTTAACTGAAGCATTATTAGTCGCCGTTTGGGCGTTCTTCTGTGGTATCGATAAATACGATGTCGCATTAAATATCCACCGTCCGTTAATCACAGGGCCTGTTGTGGGCTTGATTATGGGGGATTTGCAATTAGGCTTAATCACAGGTGCAACACTGGAATTAGCTTGGTTAGGTTTAGTGCCTAATGCTGGGGCTCAGCCACCAGATGTAACAATGGGTACTATCGCTGCAGTGGCTTTCGCCGCAATGACAGGTCAAAGTGCAGAAGTGGCAATGGGTGTAGGTATGCCAATTGCGGTGTTAATGCAAATGTTGGTGATTGGTTTCTTCGCATTAACTTCATTCACAATGGGTAAAGCCGATGAGTATGCGGAACAAGCGAATCCAAATGGTATTGATTTCTTATTGATTTCGACGATTTCATTACGTTCATTAATGTATGCAATCGTTGCCTTTATTACCGTGTACTTTGGTGAACACGCAGCAGATTGGATCAACAATAACTCACCAAAAGCATTATTAGAAGGCTTAGGCTTAGGTGCGCGTTTAGTTCCAGCAATCGGTTTTGCAATGTTATTAAAAATTATGTGGTCAAAACAAGTTGCGGGTGTGTTCTTCATCGGTTTCGTTGCAACCACTTACTTAAAACTACCAATTATGGCCGTTGCAATCATCGGTGGTTCAATCGCAGTACTTTATTTCTACTTCTCAGGTAACAGCAATAACAACAACCAATCACAAGCACAGGAGTTCGAAGATGGAATCTAA
- a CDS encoding glycoside hydrolase family 88/105 protein produces MNPQQQQTLALMKKVYQWQAAHQTRTVVRRTGRIRFIKDTDWDRAVFWASVSNAWKVTGEQTFLDGALDYTLHTGFRTGPHLRFADDLVCAQSYLDVYPLFNQPEALEPTINFVEDMLANPKPGREDWWWCDSLFMAPQVFFALSTLTGESKYRDYANQAWWDSVDHLQDKETGLFYRDYRYIPDGKGGELREANGEKVFWGRGVGWVIAAIPRLFRDMPEDYPERERYLTLYRQLAEIVLPFQQEDGFWRASLLDPQTFPAKESSATALFCYALAWGINQGILDRATYLPVVEKAWAALESAVNPEGKLGWIQLPAFNPREVKEEDNIDYGVGAFLLAGAEIYQLQAE; encoded by the coding sequence ATGAACCCTCAACAACAGCAAACTCTTGCATTGATGAAAAAAGTGTATCAATGGCAGGCAGCACATCAAACTCGTACCGTTGTACGCCGCACAGGTCGCATTCGTTTTATTAAAGACACAGACTGGGATCGCGCGGTATTTTGGGCAAGCGTGTCCAACGCGTGGAAAGTAACAGGTGAACAAACCTTTTTAGATGGGGCATTAGATTACACCTTGCACACGGGTTTCCGCACAGGACCACATTTACGCTTTGCTGATGATTTGGTTTGTGCACAATCCTATCTTGATGTGTATCCGTTATTTAATCAACCAGAAGCCTTAGAGCCAACCATCAACTTTGTAGAAGATATGCTGGCAAATCCAAAACCAGGGCGTGAAGATTGGTGGTGGTGTGATTCACTTTTTATGGCACCACAAGTGTTTTTTGCTTTATCCACATTAACGGGCGAAAGCAAATATCGTGATTACGCAAACCAAGCGTGGTGGGATTCTGTTGATCACTTACAAGATAAAGAAACGGGCTTGTTCTATCGTGATTACCGTTATATTCCAGATGGCAAAGGCGGTGAATTGCGTGAAGCCAATGGTGAAAAAGTCTTTTGGGGACGTGGCGTAGGTTGGGTGATTGCAGCGATTCCACGCTTATTCCGTGATATGCCCGAAGACTATCCAGAACGTGAGCGTTATTTAACCCTTTATCGTCAGCTTGCAGAAATCGTTTTACCATTCCAACAAGAAGATGGTTTCTGGCGAGCGAGCTTACTTGATCCGCAAACGTTCCCTGCGAAAGAGAGCAGTGCAACGGCATTATTCTGCTACGCATTAGCTTGGGGGATCAATCAAGGCATTTTAGATCGTGCAACTTATTTGCCAGTGGTTGAAAAAGCGTGGGCTGCATTAGAAAGTGCGGTCAATCCTGAGGGCAAATTAGGCTGGATTCAGCTTCCTGCTTTCAATCCGCGTGAAGTGAAAGAAGAAGACAACATCGATTACGGTGTAGGTGCTTTCTTACTTGCAGGAGCAGAAATTTATCAATTACAAGCCGAATAA
- a CDS encoding anaerobic sulfatase maturase translates to MCQSQPAYFHMMAKPSSFHCNIKCEYCFYLEKEQVLTHNVRLMSDDTLRQYTKNYIESHAGDHVDFAWQGGEPTLLGLDFFKRAVQFQKEFANGKTITNGFQTNGIAINRQWAEFFKENNFLIGISVDGLSEVHDRYRISVNGQPTFERVKKAIDLLKEYEVDFNTLTVINDKNWDKGRETYQALKELGSTFMQFIPIVEVANYSLQRCDYSPGKNYRMAPFSVPADGYGHFLLDVFTEWVRQDVGRIFVREFDNLLGQWLGYPSTSCIHTETCGTAMIVEANGDVYFCDHYVYPDYRLGNVNKQPLNQIALSTKQQKFGKAKKETLTKACEKCDVRMICQGGCPKHRIVNLKGEKFKQNYLCPSYQLFFRQTAPLMHRMREIIQRGGLAEDIMKIIN, encoded by the coding sequence ATGTGTCAATCTCAACCCGCTTATTTTCATATGATGGCAAAACCAAGTAGTTTCCATTGCAATATCAAATGTGAATACTGTTTTTATTTGGAAAAAGAGCAAGTCCTAACACATAACGTTCGCCTAATGTCTGACGATACTTTACGTCAATATACCAAAAACTACATTGAATCCCACGCAGGCGATCACGTTGATTTCGCGTGGCAAGGCGGTGAACCCACCTTACTCGGTTTGGATTTTTTTAAAAGAGCGGTGCAATTTCAGAAAGAATTTGCTAACGGAAAAACCATCACCAATGGTTTTCAAACCAATGGCATTGCGATTAATCGTCAATGGGCAGAATTTTTCAAAGAAAATAATTTTCTTATAGGGATTTCTGTGGATGGTTTAAGTGAGGTTCACGACCGCTATCGTATTTCTGTCAATGGGCAGCCCACATTTGAACGGGTGAAAAAAGCCATTGATCTATTAAAAGAATATGAAGTGGATTTTAATACGCTCACTGTAATTAATGATAAAAACTGGGATAAAGGACGGGAAACTTACCAAGCGTTGAAAGAGTTAGGCTCGACTTTTATGCAGTTTATTCCTATTGTTGAAGTGGCGAATTATTCCTTACAACGCTGTGATTATAGTCCTGGAAAAAATTATCGAATGGCTCCCTTTTCTGTACCAGCCGATGGCTACGGGCATTTCCTATTAGACGTGTTTACCGAATGGGTTCGACAAGATGTGGGGCGTATTTTCGTGCGTGAATTTGATAACTTACTTGGGCAATGGTTGGGCTATCCTTCCACCAGCTGTATTCATACGGAAACTTGTGGCACCGCAATGATCGTAGAAGCCAATGGTGATGTTTATTTTTGCGATCACTATGTTTATCCTGATTATCGTTTAGGTAATGTGAATAAACAGCCTCTCAATCAAATTGCACTTTCAACCAAGCAACAAAAATTTGGTAAGGCGAAAAAAGAAACGCTCACTAAAGCCTGCGAAAAATGTGATGTGAGAATGATTTGTCAAGGCGGGTGTCCGAAGCATCGTATTGTGAATTTGAAAGGGGAAAAATTTAAACAAAATTATCTTTGTCCTTCTTACCAACTCTTCTTCCGTCAAACCGCACCTTTGATGCACCGTATGCGGGAAATTATTCAGCGTGGCGGGTTGGCTGAAGATATTATGAAAATAATCAACTAA
- a CDS encoding PTS system mannose/fructose/sorbose family transporter subunit IID, with protein MESKNVNNQVNLVDDIDAYQDQTVRKVITKGDLWKCAIRGLFMEGNFNFERMQAGGWAYSIIPALKKIHGNNKYDLAKSLKNHLQFFNASPKLFTFLLGTAIAMEENKEKPSTINVMKVAGMGPTGGIGDGIDHMTIMPLTLALGSSIAIEGSIAGPFVFFILYQILHFFVYFSLMFMGYKAGTAAMVNMSDSTERLAKAANIMGIFVIGALCATFIRFKTTATIEMGGKVVELQTALFDKIMPNLLPLALVFLMFKLVKGTGFWAKPPVLIFSMLAFGVVGHLIGII; from the coding sequence ATGGAATCTAAAAACGTAAATAATCAAGTAAATCTTGTTGATGATATCGATGCGTATCAAGATCAAACCGTTCGCAAAGTGATTACAAAAGGTGATCTTTGGAAATGTGCGATTCGTGGTTTGTTTATGGAAGGGAACTTCAACTTTGAACGTATGCAAGCAGGTGGTTGGGCATATTCAATTATCCCAGCGTTGAAAAAAATTCACGGTAACAATAAATATGATTTAGCGAAATCATTGAAAAACCACCTACAATTCTTCAATGCAAGTCCAAAACTCTTTACTTTCTTGCTTGGTACAGCCATTGCGATGGAAGAAAATAAAGAAAAACCATCTACTATCAACGTAATGAAAGTAGCAGGTATGGGGCCAACTGGAGGTATCGGTGATGGTATCGACCATATGACCATTATGCCATTAACTCTTGCATTAGGTTCATCTATTGCCATTGAAGGATCGATTGCGGGGCCGTTCGTGTTCTTTATCCTATATCAAATTTTACACTTCTTTGTGTACTTCAGCTTGATGTTTATGGGATATAAAGCCGGTACAGCTGCGATGGTAAATATGAGTGATTCTACCGAGCGTTTAGCTAAAGCGGCGAACATTATGGGTATTTTCGTTATCGGGGCATTATGTGCGACCTTTATACGCTTTAAAACCACGGCAACCATAGAAATGGGGGGAAAAGTGGTGGAATTACAGACCGCACTTTTCGATAAGATTATGCCAAACTTGTTACCATTAGCCTTAGTTTTCCTAATGTTTAAATTAGTAAAAGGCACAGGCTTCTGGGCAAAACCACCAGTATTGATCTTCAGTATGCTTGCTTTCGGTGTGGTTGGACATTTAATCGGCATTATCTAA
- the agaV gene encoding PTS N-acetylgalactosamine transporter subunit IIB: MSAPNIVWTRIDERLLHGQIRITWGKHSEANLILVANDEAAEGPNAAFMQAGMKASAGGEYAVRFFTIQKTIDVIHKASPQQKIFILCNNPTDVARLVEGGVPIKHCNIGNMHFHEGKKQLTKTVSVDEKDLDAFRRMVNAGVTCTIQNTPDAQEIDIKQYL; the protein is encoded by the coding sequence ATGTCAGCACCTAATATTGTATGGACACGAATTGACGAGCGTTTACTACACGGACAAATCCGTATTACTTGGGGTAAACACTCAGAAGCCAATTTGATTTTAGTGGCAAACGATGAAGCAGCAGAAGGCCCAAATGCGGCATTTATGCAAGCGGGTATGAAAGCTTCAGCGGGTGGTGAATATGCTGTGCGTTTCTTCACAATCCAAAAAACCATTGATGTGATTCATAAAGCATCGCCACAACAAAAAATCTTTATTTTATGTAACAATCCAACAGATGTCGCACGCTTAGTTGAAGGTGGTGTGCCTATCAAACATTGCAATATCGGTAATATGCACTTCCATGAAGGAAAAAAACAATTGACTAAAACGGTTTCTGTTGATGAAAAGGATCTTGACGCGTTCCGCCGTATGGTGAACGCAGGGGTAACTTGCACAATCCAAAATACGCCGGACGCACAAGAAATCGATATTAAACAATATCTTTAA
- a CDS encoding RpiB/LacA/LacB family sugar-phosphate isomerase, with protein sequence MKIALMMENSQAAKNPIILNELKNVVEPKGHSVYNVGMNSEQDHHLTYIHLGIMASILLNSKAVDFVVAGCGTGQGALMSLNLHPGVVCGYCLEPADAFLFAQINNGNALSLAFAKGFGWGAELNVRYMFEKAFEGERGQGYPVERREPQVRNAGILNQVKTAVAKDYLDTLRSIDPELVKTAVSGERFQQCFFDNCQDDAIRAYVTEVLNS encoded by the coding sequence ATGAAAATTGCATTAATGATGGAAAACAGCCAAGCGGCGAAAAATCCAATTATCTTAAATGAGTTAAAAAACGTGGTTGAGCCGAAAGGGCATAGCGTTTATAACGTGGGAATGAACAGCGAGCAAGATCACCACTTAACTTATATCCACTTAGGGATTATGGCGAGCATTTTATTAAACTCAAAAGCCGTTGATTTTGTTGTAGCGGGTTGTGGAACAGGGCAAGGTGCATTAATGTCATTAAACCTGCACCCAGGTGTGGTGTGCGGTTACTGTTTAGAACCAGCGGACGCATTTTTATTCGCACAAATCAACAACGGTAATGCGTTATCTTTAGCCTTTGCGAAAGGATTCGGCTGGGGCGCAGAGTTAAACGTGCGTTATATGTTTGAAAAAGCCTTTGAAGGTGAGCGTGGTCAAGGCTATCCAGTTGAACGTCGTGAACCTCAAGTTCGCAATGCTGGCATTCTCAATCAAGTGAAAACGGCGGTGGCAAAAGACTATTTAGACACCTTGCGTTCAATTGATCCAGAATTGGTGAAAACAGCGGTAAGCGGTGAGCGCTTCCAACAATGCTTCTTCGACAACTGTCAAGATGACGCAATTCGTGCTTACGTTACTGAAGTATTAAATAGCTAA
- the agaF gene encoding PTS galactosamine/N-acetylgalactosamine transporter subunit IIA, which yields MLGIVVSGHINFASGMRSAVQAIVGEQPQLEFVDFLESMSTDELEAQLLAAKERVNSGDGVLFLVDLYGGSPCNRAINLLLQDPNVEVVAGTNLSMIVNAALEREEFTLRELTDCLANGEFSQIKDLRQDLAALSQDDEDETDGL from the coding sequence ATGTTAGGTATCGTGGTATCAGGTCATATTAATTTTGCTTCGGGTATGCGTTCTGCTGTACAAGCTATTGTTGGCGAACAACCGCAATTAGAATTTGTTGATTTCTTAGAATCTATGTCCACTGATGAGCTAGAAGCCCAATTATTAGCGGCGAAAGAGCGTGTAAACTCAGGGGACGGTGTGTTATTTTTAGTGGATCTTTATGGCGGTTCTCCTTGTAATCGTGCAATCAATCTCTTATTGCAAGATCCTAATGTCGAAGTAGTGGCTGGCACAAATTTATCAATGATCGTCAATGCGGCATTAGAACGTGAGGAATTCACCTTGCGTGAATTAACGGATTGTCTTGCCAATGGCGAATTTAGCCAAATTAAAGATTTACGCCAAGATCTTGCCGCACTTTCGCAAGATGATGAAGACGAAACAGACGGACTATAA
- a CDS encoding sulfatase family protein: MSISRRNFIKGVATTGAAAALSAGVSKTAMASEKDRCTSKKPEKPLNLLLVFPDEMRAMAQGFKHQDPAITPHLDAFAKTAKVMDQMASNYPLCSPFRGMLMTGKYPLHNGVTGNTHDYGGKVGIELSPYAKCWSDVLKDEGYSLGYIGKWHLDVPQEPYIKSYNNPMEGRYWNDWTPPDRRHGFDFWYSYGTYDLHLKPMYWGNDTPREYPEYVDQWGPEHEADMAIKYLRNEGNQYRDPSKPFALVVSMNPPHSPYDQVPQKYLDMYPQSSKELNTRPNVDWDKKYQEGYGPQYFKEYLAMVSGVDDQFGRILAELDKQGLADNTLVVFFSDHGCCMGSHGAPTKNNIYEESMRVPMMFRLPGKIPAGVNESLMSAPDIYPTILDLLGFKDSIPDSVEGVSLAEQVLHDKGVSPTSQLYLFVPYGQPSFGRRGVRTKTHTLEVDRQDGEPLKYKLFDNVADPYQMKNIADSNPELVQKLIKEELLPWLEKTGDSWRPVEFITGPTKKMKKQLESCAAPKA; the protein is encoded by the coding sequence ATGAGTATCTCACGTCGTAATTTTATAAAGGGCGTTGCAACAACAGGCGCTGCTGCAGCATTATCAGCGGGTGTATCTAAAACCGCTATGGCTTCAGAAAAAGACCGCTGTACGAGCAAAAAACCAGAAAAACCCTTAAATTTACTGTTAGTTTTTCCTGATGAAATGCGTGCAATGGCACAAGGATTTAAACATCAAGATCCAGCTATTACCCCCCATCTTGATGCCTTTGCTAAAACAGCTAAGGTGATGGATCAAATGGCATCAAACTATCCGCTTTGTTCGCCTTTCCGTGGAATGTTAATGACAGGTAAATATCCATTACACAACGGTGTAACAGGCAATACTCACGATTACGGTGGCAAAGTAGGGATTGAACTTTCCCCTTATGCAAAATGTTGGTCTGATGTATTAAAAGATGAGGGGTATTCGTTAGGTTACATTGGTAAATGGCATTTGGACGTGCCGCAAGAGCCGTACATTAAGAGCTACAACAACCCAATGGAAGGACGCTATTGGAATGATTGGACACCACCAGATCGCCGTCACGGTTTTGATTTCTGGTATTCTTATGGTACTTATGATCTTCATTTAAAACCAATGTATTGGGGCAATGACACGCCGCGTGAATACCCTGAATATGTTGATCAATGGGGGCCTGAACACGAGGCAGATATGGCGATTAAATATCTTCGCAATGAAGGTAATCAATATCGCGATCCAAGCAAACCGTTCGCCTTAGTGGTTTCAATGAACCCACCTCATTCCCCTTATGATCAAGTGCCACAAAAATATCTTGATATGTATCCGCAAAGTTCTAAAGAACTCAACACACGCCCAAATGTAGATTGGGATAAAAAATATCAAGAAGGCTACGGTCCGCAATATTTCAAAGAATACTTGGCGATGGTTTCAGGGGTTGATGACCAATTTGGCCGCATTCTTGCCGAACTTGACAAACAAGGCTTGGCAGACAACACCTTAGTAGTGTTCTTCTCTGACCACGGTTGTTGTATGGGTTCTCACGGTGCGCCAACCAAAAATAATATTTATGAAGAATCAATGCGCGTGCCAATGATGTTCCGCTTACCGGGCAAAATCCCTGCGGGTGTGAATGAGAGCTTAATGTCTGCGCCAGATATTTATCCAACCATCTTAGATCTTCTTGGTTTCAAAGATAGCATTCCAGATAGCGTGGAAGGGGTGAGCTTGGCAGAACAAGTGCTACACGACAAAGGGGTTAGCCCAACTTCTCAGCTCTATCTCTTTGTGCCTTATGGTCAACCTTCTTTTGGCAGACGTGGCGTGCGCACCAAAACTCACACATTAGAAGTTGATCGTCAAGATGGCGAACCATTGAAATATAAACTCTTTGATAATGTGGCAGATCCATACCAAATGAAGAATATTGCAGATAGCAATCCTGAATTGGTACAAAAACTGATCAAAGAAGAATTATTGCCTTGGTTAGAAAAAACTGGTGATTCTTGGCGTCCAGTGGAATTCATTACTGGCCCAACGAAAAAAATGAAAAAACAACTGGAAAGCTGTGCGGCACCAAAAGCCTAA
- the kbaZ gene encoding tagatose-bisphosphate aldolase subunit KbaZ — translation MSILLNLIQRHKAGEATGIYSVCSAHPLVLEASLLQAKQDQTPLLIEATSNQVDQFGGYTGMTPADFRHFVEKLADEVGFPRDQLILGGDHLGPNRWQGLTADEAMANAEKLIEAYVAAGFEKIHLDCSMSCKGDPVPLSDEIVAERAARLAVVAEQTAAKNGFADRIVYIVGTEVPVPGGEAEEIAELEVTSPSAAKATINAHQQALARVGLEHIWPRVIGLVVQPGVEFDHTKVIDFIPEKAQALSQVVNDYENLVFEAHSTDYQTEEAYKALVKNHFAILKVGPALTFALREGLYALCAMEDYLFPAEQRSNLLAVLEEQMLAHPENWQKYYHGTELEQRFARSFSFSDRIRYYWTNPEIAAAVEKLLANFDNLDIPLPLLSQYLPEQYVAVREGTLAPRGRELVLDKVRAVVRQYALASFFNK, via the coding sequence ATGAGTATTTTGCTAAACCTAATCCAACGACATAAAGCGGGCGAGGCAACCGGAATTTATTCGGTTTGTTCTGCTCATCCCCTTGTATTAGAAGCGTCATTGTTGCAGGCAAAACAAGATCAAACGCCATTACTTATTGAAGCAACCTCTAACCAAGTGGATCAATTTGGTGGTTATACAGGAATGACACCTGCAGATTTTCGCCACTTTGTTGAAAAATTAGCAGATGAAGTAGGATTTCCGCGTGATCAATTAATTTTAGGTGGCGACCATTTAGGGCCTAATCGTTGGCAAGGATTAACCGCTGATGAGGCAATGGCAAACGCAGAGAAACTTATTGAAGCTTATGTTGCAGCAGGATTTGAAAAAATTCATTTAGATTGCAGTATGTCTTGCAAAGGCGATCCTGTACCTTTGTCTGATGAAATTGTGGCAGAACGTGCCGCTCGTCTTGCTGTAGTTGCAGAACAAACGGCAGCGAAAAATGGCTTTGCTGATCGCATCGTTTACATTGTTGGCACAGAAGTTCCTGTACCAGGCGGTGAAGCAGAAGAAATTGCCGAATTAGAAGTAACTTCACCAAGTGCCGCGAAAGCCACCATTAATGCTCATCAACAAGCCCTTGCTCGCGTTGGGTTAGAACATATTTGGCCACGCGTAATTGGTTTGGTGGTGCAGCCAGGCGTGGAGTTTGATCACACTAAAGTGATTGATTTTATTCCAGAGAAAGCGCAAGCCTTAAGCCAAGTGGTCAATGATTATGAAAATCTAGTGTTTGAAGCACATTCTACTGATTATCAAACAGAAGAAGCTTACAAAGCCTTAGTAAAAAATCACTTTGCGATTTTAAAAGTTGGGCCGGCATTAACGTTTGCATTGCGTGAGGGTTTATATGCTTTATGTGCAATGGAAGACTATTTATTCCCAGCAGAACAACGTTCCAACTTACTCGCCGTGCTTGAAGAGCAAATGTTAGCACACCCAGAAAACTGGCAAAAATACTATCACGGCACAGAATTAGAGCAACGTTTTGCAAGAAGTTTTAGCTTTAGTGATCGTATTCGTTATTACTGGACAAATCCTGAAATTGCTGCGGCAGTGGAGAAATTGTTAGCGAATTTTGACAATCTGGATATTCCATTACCACTATTAAGCCAATATTTACCAGAGCAATATGTTGCTGTGCGCGAAGGCACACTTGCACCACGCGGTAGAGAATTAGTGCTAGACAAAGTCCGTGCAGTTGTTCGCCAATACGCCTTAGCAAGTTTTTTCAATAAATAA